One region of Caldanaerovirga acetigignens genomic DNA includes:
- a CDS encoding 2-oxoacid:acceptor oxidoreductase family protein, producing the protein MEERIEIRLSGSGGQGLILAGIILAEAAILDGKNAVQSQSYGPEARGGASRAEVVISSSEIDYPKVTRPQILLALTDEAFHKFKDNMAEDGIIILDSSIKEADTSNKIIQLPIIETARKDIGKSMVANIVAVGVITELTKVVSRQAAEKAILNRVPKGTENFNIKAFYAGCSLVENLS; encoded by the coding sequence GTGGAAGAACGGATAGAAATAAGGCTTAGCGGCTCGGGCGGCCAGGGGCTTATTTTAGCAGGAATTATATTGGCTGAAGCCGCCATTCTGGACGGCAAAAATGCGGTGCAATCTCAATCCTACGGTCCCGAAGCAAGGGGGGGTGCAAGTCGCGCTGAAGTAGTAATAAGCAGTAGTGAAATTGACTATCCAAAGGTTACGCGGCCACAAATTTTGCTAGCTTTGACAGATGAAGCGTTCCATAAATTTAAAGACAATATGGCTGAAGATGGAATAATAATATTGGATTCATCAATAAAGGAAGCGGACACTTCAAATAAAATAATACAACTGCCGATCATTGAAACCGCAAGAAAAGATATTGGAAAAAGTATGGTAGCTAATATTGTTGCTGTTGGGGTAATTACAGAGTTGACGAAAGTAGTATCGCGGCAGGCAGCAGAAAAGGCTATTTTAAATAGAGTCCCTAAAGGCACAGAGAATTTTAACATCAAGGCCTTTTATGCTGGTTGCAGTCTAGTCGAAAATTTATCCTAA
- a CDS encoding 2-oxoacid:ferredoxin oxidoreductase subunit beta gives MRKSLEKYYRIDKLPHIWCPGCGNGIVTGALVRAIDNLKLDKDKICIVSGIGCSSRAPGYLNFNTLHTTHGRALAFATGIKLARPELKVIVLTGDGDCAAIGGNHFIHACRRNIDITTIVFNNSIYGMTSGQYSPLTPVGAYATTAPYGNIDRNFDLCKLAEAAGATYVARGTVYHVPQLIKFIEKALMHKGFSVVETISTCPTYFGRKNKLGSPVRMMEILRDNTVSAKSAEKMTKEELASKIVIGEFAEINAPEYTEEYMKIIKRAQREE, from the coding sequence ATGCGTAAAAGTTTGGAAAAATATTATAGAATAGATAAACTTCCTCATATCTGGTGTCCTGGCTGCGGAAATGGGATAGTTACAGGTGCGTTGGTAAGAGCTATTGACAATTTAAAATTGGATAAAGATAAAATATGTATCGTATCAGGAATCGGATGTTCATCTCGGGCCCCCGGCTACTTAAATTTCAATACCCTTCATACCACTCACGGTAGAGCGCTGGCCTTTGCAACAGGTATAAAACTTGCGCGGCCCGAACTCAAAGTGATAGTGTTGACGGGGGATGGCGATTGTGCAGCTATTGGAGGCAATCACTTTATACACGCCTGCAGAAGAAACATAGACATAACAACTATCGTTTTCAACAACAGCATATACGGAATGACAAGCGGCCAGTATTCTCCTTTAACTCCCGTAGGCGCCTACGCTACAACTGCTCCTTACGGGAACATAGATAGGAACTTTGACCTTTGCAAATTAGCAGAAGCAGCAGGCGCCACTTATGTAGCAAGGGGAACGGTTTATCATGTACCGCAACTCATAAAATTTATTGAGAAAGCCCTTATGCACAAGGGATTTTCGGTTGTAGAAACAATAAGCACTTGTCCTACTTATTTCGGCCGCAAAAACAAACTAGGTTCTCCCGTAAGAATGATGGAAATATTGAGAGACAATACAGTTTCTGCAAAATCAGCTGAAAAGATGACAAAAGAAGAACTGGCAAGCAAGATAGTTATTGGAGAATTTGCGGAAATCAATGCTCCTGAGTATACAGAAGAATATATGAAAATAATTAAGCGGGCACAAAGGGAGGAATGA